Proteins co-encoded in one Candidatus Binatia bacterium genomic window:
- a CDS encoding TlpA disulfide reductase family protein, with amino-acid sequence MRLRRVVLTFIAIVPLLTILAYGFFRDARYIPSPIVGRPAPSFTLTLFTGEKLNLSDLRGKAVFVNFWASWCPPCIAEAKQLESTWQELKDRDVVFVGIQIQDVEANGRKFVGEFNITYPNGLDSSGRIAIDYGVWGIPESFFIDPDGRVTYKHVGGVGPSIVIAKVGEARQKIVSAKEGKGEYQPIR; translated from the coding sequence ATGCGTTTACGTCGCGTCGTTCTCACCTTTATCGCAATCGTGCCTTTGCTCACGATTCTGGCTTACGGCTTTTTTCGCGATGCGCGCTATATTCCGTCGCCGATCGTCGGCCGGCCGGCGCCGTCTTTCACCCTGACTCTTTTCACCGGCGAGAAGCTCAATCTCTCCGATCTCAGAGGCAAGGCCGTCTTCGTGAATTTCTGGGCCTCGTGGTGCCCGCCCTGCATCGCCGAGGCCAAGCAGTTGGAATCGACCTGGCAAGAACTCAAAGATCGTGACGTGGTCTTTGTCGGCATTCAGATCCAGGACGTCGAAGCGAACGGCCGCAAGTTCGTCGGCGAGTTCAACATCACTTACCCGAACGGCCTCGACTCCTCCGGCCGGATCGCGATCGATTACGGCGTCTGGGGAATCCCCGAGAGTTTCTTCATCGATCCCGACGGGCGCGTCACCTACAAGCACGTCGGCGGCGTCGGCCCGTCGATCGTCATCGCCAAGGTCGGCGAGGCGCGGCAGAAAATCGTCAGCGCGAAAGAAGGCAAGGGAGAATACCAGCCTATAAGGTAG
- a CDS encoding heme lyase CcmF/NrfE family subunit, with protein sequence MTAAIGHTSILLALLLALWGMAAPIIGHRTGKAVFFTATRAAILGQFALVTLGSLALIYGLVTTDFSIQYVANNTTRATPIYYRVTGLWGALEGSLLLWEWILIIFSGLVAWTYKDRHRELMPWVLMIFSIVSAFFLGVIAFASDPFATVFPPPPDGRGLNPLLEDANMMSHPPLLYTGFVGLTVPYAFAMAALIVGRLDEAWIVTTRRWTIIAWFFLTMGNLVGAWWSYHVLGWGGYWAWDPVENAAFMPWLPATAFLHSVQVQERRRMLKAWNLSLIMVAFSLTIFGTFLTRSGVLSSIHAFSNGPVGTIFLAFLAVILLASFGLLAYRADLLKGQPQLDSMVSRESAFLLNNVVLISALFTIFLGTIFPLISEAVAGTPVSVGAPYFNSATVPLFLALVFLMAVGPMIAWRRASWDNLRRNFLWPAVASLIITLALFLGWVREFLPLLGVMLCAFVVTSILFDTALAVRARRRLAGEGIFRALGTLTGRNQRRYGGLIVHLGIVLIALGIAGSMSYSVEREATLGRGETLAVGKYKISFQGLRASEQPTHYRVEGAFQVHNNSRDIGLLSPALKFFPNQQSPVGRAVHRSTLTEDLYLILSGFSELEKNRATLKVLVRPLVAWIWLGGAVIALGTLVAVWPFKRQLAAGREEQPVLEAVAEG encoded by the coding sequence ATGACCGCGGCGATCGGTCACACATCCATTCTGCTGGCGCTCCTGCTCGCGCTCTGGGGAATGGCGGCGCCGATTATCGGCCATCGCACCGGCAAGGCGGTTTTTTTTACCGCCACGCGCGCCGCGATTCTGGGACAGTTCGCTCTGGTCACGCTGGGGAGCTTGGCGCTGATCTACGGCCTGGTGACCACGGACTTTTCCATCCAATATGTCGCCAACAACACGACGCGGGCGACGCCGATCTATTACCGCGTTACCGGCCTCTGGGGCGCGCTCGAAGGCTCGCTGCTTCTGTGGGAGTGGATTCTCATTATCTTCTCCGGTCTGGTCGCGTGGACTTATAAAGACCGCCACCGCGAGTTGATGCCGTGGGTGTTGATGATCTTCTCGATCGTCTCGGCCTTTTTTCTCGGCGTCATCGCTTTCGCTTCCGATCCGTTCGCGACGGTTTTTCCGCCGCCGCCCGACGGCCGCGGCCTCAACCCGTTGCTCGAAGACGCCAACATGATGAGCCACCCGCCGTTGCTTTACACCGGCTTCGTCGGGCTGACGGTGCCCTACGCTTTCGCCATGGCGGCGCTGATCGTAGGCCGACTCGACGAGGCGTGGATCGTGACGACGCGCCGCTGGACGATCATCGCATGGTTTTTTCTCACCATGGGCAATCTCGTCGGCGCGTGGTGGTCCTATCACGTCCTCGGCTGGGGCGGTTACTGGGCATGGGACCCGGTGGAGAACGCCGCCTTCATGCCCTGGCTACCGGCCACGGCCTTTCTCCACTCGGTGCAGGTGCAGGAGCGCCGGCGCATGCTCAAGGCGTGGAACCTCTCGCTCATCATGGTCGCCTTCAGCTTGACGATCTTCGGCACGTTCCTAACGCGCTCCGGAGTGCTCTCTTCCATTCACGCTTTCTCCAACGGACCGGTGGGAACGATCTTTCTCGCCTTCCTCGCCGTCATCCTGCTGGCCTCCTTCGGCCTGCTTGCTTATCGCGCCGATCTTCTCAAGGGACAACCGCAATTGGATTCGATGGTCAGCCGCGAATCGGCCTTTTTGCTCAACAACGTGGTTCTGATCTCCGCTCTGTTCACGATTTTTTTAGGCACGATCTTCCCGCTCATCTCCGAAGCCGTGGCGGGGACTCCGGTGAGCGTCGGCGCGCCGTATTTCAACTCGGCCACCGTGCCGCTTTTTCTCGCTCTGGTATTTCTCATGGCCGTCGGGCCGATGATCGCGTGGCGGCGCGCCTCGTGGGATAACTTGCGCCGAAACTTTCTCTGGCCGGCAGTCGCTTCGCTGATCATAACCCTGGCGCTGTTCCTCGGATGGGTTCGCGAATTTCTTCCGCTCCTCGGTGTGATGCTGTGCGCCTTCGTCGTGACGTCGATCCTGTTCGACACGGCGCTCGCAGTGCGCGCGCGGCGGCGGCTCGCGGGCGAAGGGATCTTCCGGGCGTTGGGAACGCTCACCGGCCGCAACCAGCGGCGCTACGGCGGCCTCATCGTCCATCTCGGCATCGTTCTGATCGCGCTCGGCATCGCCGGCTCGATGAGCTACAGCGTCGAGCGCGAAGCCACGCTCGGCCGCGGCGAGACGCTCGCGGTCGGGAAGTACAAGATAAGCTTCCAGGGCCTGCGCGCCTCCGAGCAACCGACGCACTATCGCGTCGAAGGCGCGTTCCAAGTTCATAATAATAGCCGGGACATCGGTCTTCTCTCGCCGGCGCTCAAATTTTTTCCCAACCAACAGTCGCCCGTGGGGCGCGCCGTTCATCGCAGCACGTTAACGGAGGACCTCTATCTCATTCTCTCTGGCTTCAGCGAGCTGGAGAAAAACCGCGCGACGCTCAAGGTGCTGGTGCGGCCGTTGGTCGCGTGGATCTGGCTCGGCGGCGCGGTCATAGCGCTGGGGACCCTGGTCGCAGTCTGGCCGTTTAAAAGACAGTTGGCAGCCGGCCGCGAGGAGCAGCCTGTTTTAGAAGCTGTAGCCGAGGGCTAG
- the ccmE gene encoding cytochrome c maturation protein CcmE has protein sequence MRRKRFLIGGLIIVAALVYLIYGGMQQAMVYFVTPTELKAQEAKSQGKFLRLGGMVVKGSLHRNSDGLSYRFQLTDGNARIPVYFHGIPPDLFADGKGAVAEGKMGQDGVFIATTIMAKHAEDYSPADHGKPTSPKSFIPAAEEKKS, from the coding sequence ATGCGGCGTAAAAGATTCCTGATCGGCGGGCTGATCATCGTGGCCGCGCTCGTTTATCTCATTTACGGCGGCATGCAGCAGGCGATGGTCTACTTTGTCACGCCTACGGAGCTCAAAGCCCAGGAGGCAAAATCCCAGGGAAAATTTTTGCGCCTGGGCGGCATGGTCGTCAAAGGCTCTCTGCATAGAAACAGCGACGGCCTCAGCTATCGCTTCCAGTTGACCGACGGCAACGCCCGGATACCAGTCTATTTTCACGGCATCCCGCCGGATCTTTTTGCCGACGGCAAGGGTGCCGTGGCCGAAGGAAAGATGGGCCAAGACGGCGTCTTCATCGCCACCACGATCATGGCCAAGCACGCCGAGGACTACAGCCCCGCCGATCACGGCAAGCCCACCTCGCCGAAGAGCTTCATTCCCGCCGCGGAGGAAAAAAAGTCGTGA
- a CDS encoding CcmD family protein — MGPWGFVGLAYGIVWTAIVLYLLSLKSRMRKAQARLSQSRSKEGADKNAA; from the coding sequence ATGGGACCCTGGGGATTCGTCGGACTGGCCTACGGCATCGTATGGACGGCGATCGTCCTTTATCTCTTGAGCCTGAAGAGCCGGATGCGCAAGGCCCAAGCCAGGCTCTCGCAGTCGAGGTCCAAGGAAGGCGCGGACAAAAATGCGGCGTAA
- the ccsA gene encoding cytochrome c biogenesis protein CcsA, which translates to MERVERNSRPGKTLGILALLFIIVGLYFALVHAPPDAYQGEVQRIMYIHIPSILTAYLSFFIVFVGSCLYLWKRERRDDILANAAAEIGVLFTALTIVEGSIWGKPTWGVWWTWDARLTLTALLLIIFVGYLMLRSLIEDPERAAVSGAVLGIIGFLDIPLIHMSVYWWRTLHQPPSILRPDKAPWDNVHPSMLIALAINFIAFLLLYFYLLSLRIRVGETEERIRTKMLEGAA; encoded by the coding sequence ATGGAAAGAGTCGAGCGGAATAGCCGTCCGGGAAAGACTCTCGGCATCTTGGCGCTCTTATTTATTATCGTGGGCCTCTACTTCGCGCTCGTTCACGCGCCGCCCGACGCCTACCAGGGCGAGGTCCAGCGCATCATGTATATCCATATACCCAGCATCCTGACGGCGTATCTTTCTTTCTTCATCGTTTTCGTCGGCAGTTGCCTCTATCTATGGAAGCGCGAGCGGCGCGATGATATTCTGGCTAACGCCGCGGCCGAGATCGGCGTTCTCTTCACCGCGCTCACCATCGTCGAGGGTTCCATTTGGGGGAAGCCGACGTGGGGAGTCTGGTGGACCTGGGACGCGCGCCTGACGCTCACGGCGCTGCTCTTGATCATCTTCGTCGGTTACCTGATGCTGCGCTCGCTGATCGAGGACCCCGAGCGGGCCGCTGTGTCCGGCGCGGTGCTCGGCATCATCGGTTTTTTGGATATTCCCTTGATCCATATGTCGGTTTATTGGTGGCGCACGCTGCACCAGCCGCCGTCGATCCTCCGGCCCGACAAAGCGCCGTGGGACAACGTTCATCCTTCGATGCTGATCGCGCTGGCGATCAATTTTATCGCCTTCCTCCTTCTTTACTTTTATCTCCTTTCGCTCCGCATTCGCGTCGGCGAAACGGAAGAGCGCATCAGGACCAAGATGCTCGAAGGAGCGGCATAG
- a CDS encoding heme exporter protein CcmB — translation MAFLNQTVWLLWKDLLLELRRRESLLAMFFFGALLLFIFHFALDVRPEKAAEMAPGLLWLAVVFCGTLGLMQLFQAERENRCLEALLLAPIDRAAIFVSKVFFNLILMALLEVVIFPLFWVLFNLTAWDRLPMVFLYGLLGTVGFCVVGTLFSALTLSARGREILLPLLLLPLLIPVVLATIRGIEIVLRAGDFSEALPWLHLLIGFDVIFFTAGILVFEWVVES, via the coding sequence ATGGCCTTCCTGAACCAGACCGTCTGGCTCCTGTGGAAGGATCTCCTTCTGGAGCTGAGACGCCGGGAGAGCCTGCTGGCGATGTTTTTCTTCGGCGCTCTCTTGCTCTTCATCTTTCATTTCGCCCTCGACGTCCGGCCGGAAAAAGCGGCGGAGATGGCGCCGGGACTGCTCTGGCTCGCCGTCGTGTTCTGCGGCACGCTGGGATTGATGCAGCTCTTCCAGGCCGAGCGCGAGAACCGCTGTCTCGAGGCGCTGCTGCTCGCGCCGATCGACCGCGCCGCGATCTTCGTGTCGAAAGTTTTCTTCAATCTGATATTGATGGCGCTGCTCGAAGTCGTCATCTTTCCCCTGTTCTGGGTGCTGTTCAATCTCACGGCTTGGGACCGTTTGCCGATGGTTTTCCTCTACGGCCTGCTCGGAACCGTCGGCTTTTGCGTCGTCGGCACGCTCTTTTCCGCGCTCACGCTCTCCGCTCGCGGCCGGGAGATTTTGTTGCCCCTGCTCCTTCTGCCGCTTTTGATCCCCGTCGTCCTGGCAACGATCCGCGGCATCGAAATCGTGCTTCGAGCCGGAGATTTCTCGGAGGCGTTGCCTTGGTTGCATCTTCTAATCGGATTTGATGTGATATTTTTTACCGCGGGCATTCTCGTCTTCGAATGGGTGGTCGAGTCTTGA